In Crinalium epipsammum PCC 9333, the following are encoded in one genomic region:
- a CDS encoding methyl-accepting chemotaxis protein: protein MLNNPAFTPKTWGLKTKAIALAVALGTIPVIAIGATAYYFANRSITNQVLQSEKESAIAIADKVNSFMFERYGDIQHLATLPILSDPSVIKFTTYQQKQAALDRFVKVYRIYDSIAVADLNGKTIIQSSGEPVTGLAERDYFKQVLSTNRPAIVNPRASALTGEFSLFVAAPVKDVKTGKTIAIVRSRLPVKYLGERIDNIGLEKISYHIIDASGKLFIGNDPKDIGREAKELYPFFPQVKASQQAVAQVAVNRIDQLEKVVAIAPTKKFEEIANLNWTVILDLDTTIAFQAQRELLTTILIGTILTALIVSAIAAFLANRATQSINNIINVVASSSSEIATTVEQQEYTANQQAASVNQTTTTMDELNANSRQSAEQAEAAANIARQVLNLVDSSAVTDESLVTESSLRDKVGQIAEQIVRLSEHIGQIYTITNLVGDIANQTNMLALNAAVEAARAGEQGKGFAVIATEIRKLADQSRKSTEKINNLVVDIQNATNTTVIVTDEGRKTVDHIVDAINNIALNSTQISLNAKQQSVAIEQVVEAMNTLNRAAIETASGISQTKIGTQKLERAASELKAMV, encoded by the coding sequence ATGCTCAATAATCCTGCCTTTACACCTAAAACTTGGGGTTTAAAAACAAAAGCAATAGCATTAGCAGTTGCTTTAGGAACTATACCAGTAATCGCAATTGGAGCAACAGCTTATTATTTTGCCAACCGTTCTATAACTAATCAAGTACTTCAATCGGAAAAAGAATCTGCGATCGCAATAGCAGATAAAGTAAATAGCTTTATGTTCGAGCGATATGGAGACATTCAGCATCTTGCCACTTTACCTATTTTATCAGATCCTAGTGTAATCAAATTTACTACTTATCAGCAGAAGCAAGCAGCTTTAGATCGATTCGTTAAGGTTTACAGAATTTATGACAGTATTGCTGTTGCCGATTTAAACGGAAAAACAATTATACAATCCTCTGGAGAACCCGTAACAGGTCTGGCTGAAAGAGATTATTTCAAGCAAGTGTTAAGCACAAATCGTCCGGCAATAGTTAATCCTAGAGCTTCAGCTTTAACTGGAGAATTTTCACTATTTGTCGCTGCGCCTGTTAAAGATGTTAAAACAGGTAAAACAATTGCCATTGTTCGTTCGCGATTACCAGTTAAATATCTAGGAGAAAGAATTGACAATATTGGGTTAGAAAAAATTTCTTATCATATCATTGATGCTTCTGGAAAGTTATTTATAGGTAACGATCCTAAAGATATTGGCAGAGAAGCTAAAGAATTATATCCTTTCTTTCCTCAAGTAAAAGCATCACAACAGGCAGTTGCTCAAGTAGCCGTTAATCGGATTGATCAACTAGAAAAAGTAGTGGCGATCGCACCTACTAAAAAATTTGAAGAAATAGCCAACTTAAATTGGACAGTAATACTAGATTTAGATACAACTATTGCCTTTCAAGCCCAAAGAGAACTACTGACAACTATCTTAATTGGAACTATATTAACAGCATTGATTGTAAGTGCGATCGCCGCATTCCTTGCTAACCGCGCTACTCAGTCAATTAATAACATCATTAATGTTGTTGCTAGCTCTTCCTCAGAAATTGCTACTACTGTTGAGCAACAAGAATACACCGCTAACCAGCAAGCCGCCTCTGTCAATCAAACTACTACCACAATGGATGAATTAAATGCTAACTCTCGGCAATCAGCAGAGCAAGCAGAAGCGGCTGCAAATATCGCTAGGCAAGTACTAAACTTAGTTGATAGTAGTGCGGTAACAGATGAATCTTTAGTTACCGAATCTAGTCTTAGAGATAAAGTGGGACAAATTGCCGAGCAAATTGTTCGTTTGAGCGAACATATTGGTCAGATTTATACCATTACAAATTTAGTCGGTGACATAGCCAACCAAACCAATATGTTAGCCTTAAATGCAGCAGTCGAAGCCGCTCGTGCTGGGGAGCAAGGCAAAGGTTTTGCAGTTATTGCCACTGAAATTCGTAAATTGGCAGACCAAAGCCGGAAATCTACTGAGAAAATTAATAATTTAGTTGTTGATATACAAAATGCCACAAATACAACCGTCATCGTAACGGATGAAGGCAGAAAAACTGTTGATCATATTGTAGACGCTATTAATAACATTGCTCTTAACTCAACACAAATCTCGCTTAATGCCAAGCAACAATCCGTCGCAATTGAGCAAGTAGTAGAGGCAATGAACACTCTTAACAGAGCCGCAATAGAAACCGCTAGTGGTATTAGTCAGACCAAAATTGGCACACAAAAATTAGAGCGTGCAGCTTCCGAGCTTAAAGCAATGGTTTAA